GACCAACATCCCGCGCAACTTCCACGTGGACCTGCCCGACGGGCTCGTGGACGCCGTCGCCGCCACGAAGGACGCCGGCGAGGCGGGCGTCATCGGGGTCGAACACGCCTTCGCGCAGGCGCGGGGGCTGCTCGACGGCGGCGCGCCGGGCGTGCATTTCTTCGTCTACAACGACGCGCGTCTCACCGCCGAGGTGCTCCAGAAGCTGGACATGTGAAATGAGCGACCAGCACAGGGCGACCGCGTTCGCGCTGGCGGCCGTGCTGATGTGGTCGACGGTGGCGACCGCCTTCAAGCTGACCCTCGAACATATCGGACCCGCGCAACTGCTCGCCTATGCCGCTCTGGTGTCGCTGGCGGTGCTGGCGGGCCTGATCACCGTCCAGGGCAAGTGGACACTGCTGGGCGGCGCCTCCCGCGGGCAACTGACGCGCGCGGCGGCCCTCGGCCTGCTCAACCCCCTGCTCTACTACCTGGTGCTCTTCGCCGCCTACGACCGCCTGCCCGCCCAGGTGGCCCAGCCGCTCAACTACACCTGGGCGCTGACGCTGACCTGGCTGTCGGTCCCGCTGCTCGGCCACAAGCTGGGCCTGCGCGACCTGACGGCGGGCCTGGTCTGCTACGGCGGCGTGGTGATCATCGCCACCGGCGGCGACGTGACCGCCCTGCGCTTCGACGACACGCCCGGCGTCGCGCTGGCCCTGGGCAGCACGGTGCTGTGGGCCCTGTACTGGCTGGGCAACGCGCGCTCGCGGCTGGACCCGGTGGTCGGTCTCTTCGCGAACTTCGCCGCCGGCACGCCGCTGGTCTTCCTGTACGCGCTGCTCTTCGCCGATCTGCGGGCCGACCTCCCCGGTCTGCTGGGCGCCGTCTACGTGGGCGCGGTGGAGATGGGCTTCACCTTCGTGCTGTGGCTGACGGCGCTGCGGCTGACCGCCTCGACCGCCCGCATCGCCAACCTGATCTTCCTGTCGCCGTTCGTGTCGCTGCTGTTCATCCAGTTCGTGCTCGGCGAGCCGGTACGGAGAGCTACGCCGCTGGGACTGGTGCTGATCGTGGGTGGGCTCGTCTGGCAGCGGATGGGGCGGAGGAGGACATCGCGCGCCTGAGGGTCTTCGATATCACGCAGGTCGAGAAGCTGGCGAAGCTGCGCAGGGACATTACCATTGTGCGGGCCGGGCCGGTGTGAAATGCTGCCCCGGACACGCGAAAGGGAGACCGGCTTGGCGATCATGACCCGCGACGCGCTCGACGCGATCCAGACCCTCGTGAACACCCACCTGCGCTGCCTCGGCCGTCCCGCCGAGGTGCTGGAAGCCGGCTGCGGGCGCTTCAAGCATTTCGACTATCCCGTCGACGCCGTGATCACGGGCCTGGACATCTCCCGCGAACAGCTCGATCTCAACGATCACGTGCAGGAGCGCTGCCTGGGCGACGTGCAGACCTGGCGGACCGAGCGTCAGTGGGACGCGACGGTCAGCATGTACGTCCTGGAGCACCTGGACGATCCGGCGCGCACGGTGCGCAACATGCTCGACTGGACCCGTCCCGGCGGCCTGGTGGTGCTCGGCGTGCCGAACCTTTGGTCGCTGCGCGGCCTGATCACCAAGCTGACGCCCTTCTGGTTCCACAAGCTGGTCTACAGGCTTGTCTACCGGCGCACCATTCCGCCCTTCCCCACCACGCTCAAGCTCGACGCCGCGCCCGCCAGCCTGCGCGAACTGCTCGCCGGTTGCGACCTGCTGCACGAGGGCTGGGCCCAGGAGCGCATCCGCATGCCCTTCGCGCTGGTCTACGAGGGGGTGATCTGGATCGGCAAGATCCTGTCGCTGGGGCGCTGGCGCCCCGAGGACATGAACTACTACGTGGTGGCGCGCAAGCCAGGCGAGGCGTGACGGTCACCCCCGTCCGTGATATCGACCCTCCCGAGACGTCGAGGCCCCCTCCCGCGCCGGGAGGGGGCCTTTGCCTGTCGACGACGTCCGGTCGCGCTACCGCACCAGCATCATCTTCCTGGTCGTCATCTTGCCTTCGTTGAGCACCCTGTAGAGGTACATGCCCGACGGCATGGCGTCGCCGCGGTCGTTCTGGCCGTTCCAGACCACACGGTGGGTTCCGGACGCGAACTCGCGATCGGCCAGGGTGGTCACGAGCTGGCCTTTCAGGTCGTAGACGCCCAGGCGCACGTGTCCCTCGCGCTCGGTGGTGAACGCGATGGTGGTCTGCGGATTGAACGGGTTGGGCGTGTTCTGGGCCAGGCGGAAGGTGCCGGGCACCTCACCCTCGGCCACCGGCGTCGGGCCGCTGATGTCCACGGCCTGGGCCGCGTCCACGTTGGCCAGGAAGTCGGCCTGGTCCACGCCCCAGACCAGCGCCCAGACGAAGACCGCGTCCTCTCCCGAGAGGATGTCCACCGGCCCGGAAGCGTTCACGACCGACCAGTCGGCCGGCGTGGATCCGGTCGTCCTGCTGAGGAAGCCGTTTATGATCCGCATCTTCGTGTTGTCGATGATGTAGCCGTTGGGATACACCTCGTCCGGGTTGCTGACACAGTAGAGGTTCGCTACGGTCGTCGTGCCGAGCTGCGTGATGCCGTAGTGGGGCAGGGCGCTGCTGGCATACATGTAGCTGACGCGGCGCGGCGCGCCGGTCCAGGCGATGTTGGCGCCCGCGTCGCCGATGTCGAAATCGCAGAAGATCGCGGCGTAGTAGTTCAGCAGATCCGCCACATCGCCGTTGTGCACCGTGTAGCGCAGGACGACGAAATCGTCGTTGGGCGCGTCGGCGAAGGCGAAGCTCTCCTGGGTCACGGTGACGCTGCGGGGGGCGAAGTGGCCGCTGTCGTCGTAGACGGCGAGGTAGTCCTGGTCCGAGATAACGCCGCCCAGGTCCTTCACGCGGCCGGTCGGGTCCAGGGTGACCGCCCAGTCGTACGAGCCCTCGTCGTAGTCGTGGTTGCAGATGTAGTTGTTCGAGTTGCCGCCCCAGAAGGAGCCCAGGTAGAGCCCGTTCTCCCCCGGGGGTCCGAAGCCCACGCCCTCGATCTGGTCCGAGCTCATGAAGCCCAGCGAGCCCATGTCGGTGACGGTCAGCAGCACGTTGCCCGCGTCGTGGGTGAGGTACTCGGGCAGGCCCACGTAGTACTCCACGTCGAAGACCTTGTGGTAGTCGTTCTGCGCGGTGAGGGTCAGCAGCATGGTGAAGGTCTCGCCCTGCGCGGCGCCGCCATCGGCGGTCAGGGTGAAGTGGTCGCCGGCGTTGTCGGCGGTGCCGCCGTTCTGGGCGACGGTGCCGAAGGAGGCGGACGCGTCGCCGACGGCGACCGGATCGCCCGCCGCGACGGCCAGGGCGCCCATGACGCCGGTGCCGTCGGTGTTGGGGCTGTTGTTGACCAGCGTGAAGACCACGTCGAAGCTCTCGCCCGGGTCGATGATGCCGTCGCCAGTGGCGTCCAGTATCTCGTAGCCGGTCCAGGTCAGGTGCGGCGTGGTGCCGGTGGGCGTGGCGCCCAGCGCGGCGTCCGCGTCGATGCGGCCCGAGCCGAACTGGTTGTCCTTGCCGGCCGTACCGAGTTCGACCGCGGTCTGCTCCATGATGGAGTCCATGCCCGCGGGCGAGAGGCTGGGGTTCTTCTCCAGCAGCAGCGCGGCGAGACCGGCGGCGTGCGGACAGGACATCGACGTGCCGCTCCAGCTGTTGCCGGAATAGCCGTTGGGGATGGTCAGGGAGTTGACGTTGACGCCGGGGGCGCACACGTCGGGCTTGGTCAGGCCGGCGCCGGGATTGTAGGGCCAGTCGTACCAGGGAGCCACGTCGCCCCAGTTGACGGGACCTTGCGACGAAGAGCTGTAGCCCGCGTCGCTGAGGTAGCCGGTGCCCCCGACGGCCACCACGCCGCTGGTCGACGTGTAGGGCGTGCCGGCGATGGGGTTCCAGGGGGC
This window of the bacterium genome carries:
- a CDS encoding DMT family transporter, which gives rise to MSDQHRATAFALAAVLMWSTVATAFKLTLEHIGPAQLLAYAALVSLAVLAGLITVQGKWTLLGGASRGQLTRAAALGLLNPLLYYLVLFAAYDRLPAQVAQPLNYTWALTLTWLSVPLLGHKLGLRDLTAGLVCYGGVVIIATGGDVTALRFDDTPGVALALGSTVLWALYWLGNARSRLDPVVGLFANFAAGTPLVFLYALLFADLRADLPGLLGAVYVGAVEMGFTFVLWLTALRLTASTARIANLIFLSPFVSLLFIQFVLGEPVRRATPLGLVLIVGGLVWQRMGRRRTSRA
- a CDS encoding class I SAM-dependent methyltransferase; this encodes MAIMTRDALDAIQTLVNTHLRCLGRPAEVLEAGCGRFKHFDYPVDAVITGLDISREQLDLNDHVQERCLGDVQTWRTERQWDATVSMYVLEHLDDPARTVRNMLDWTRPGGLVVLGVPNLWSLRGLITKLTPFWFHKLVYRLVYRRTIPPFPTTLKLDAAPASLRELLAGCDLLHEGWAQERIRMPFALVYEGVIWIGKILSLGRWRPEDMNYYVVARKPGEA
- a CDS encoding S8 family serine peptidase encodes the protein MLRRLAVPLFLLLALTATAVAPAAAAEIAPDLQAVLAGKAAGETVRVLMILDDRADLTALDADLAGAPFETRRAAVVDALRGHFDRTHADAVARISAAGRVERVKTLWLANAINFYADAAAIAAVAADKAVSGVMHHDASYDLLADVLTCSESKPATEAAADATSRGNAWNIEWIDAHLAWGLGYTGNGVVVGHIDSGVYLTHPDIANNLWTNTGEIDGNEIDDDGNGYVDDIHGYDVGDDDGNPNDDSISPGHGTHTAGTVAGDGTNGTVTGVAPDAQIMAVKAFAWDGTGTLGMIWDGYQYLLVNGARVLTMSLGVPGELPPSYMRTERETVNALRVAGLLIFNSAGNDHYNYDPPIELGLTARCPAPWNPIAGTPYTSTSGVVAVGGTGYLSDAGYSSSSQGPVNWGDVAPWYDWPYNPGAGLTKPDVCAPGVNVNSLTIPNGYSGNSWSGTSMSCPHAAGLAALLLEKNPSLSPAGMDSIMEQTAVELGTAGKDNQFGSGRIDADAALGATPTGTTPHLTWTGYEILDATGDGIIDPGESFDVVFTLVNNSPNTDGTGVMGALAVAAGDPVAVGDASASFGTVAQNGGTADNAGDHFTLTADGGAAQGETFTMLLTLTAQNDYHKVFDVEYYVGLPEYLTHDAGNVLLTVTDMGSLGFMSSDQIEGVGFGPPGENGLYLGSFWGGNSNNYICNHDYDEGSYDWAVTLDPTGRVKDLGGVISDQDYLAVYDDSGHFAPRSVTVTQESFAFADAPNDDFVVLRYTVHNGDVADLLNYYAAIFCDFDIGDAGANIAWTGAPRRVSYMYASSALPHYGITQLGTTTVANLYCVSNPDEVYPNGYIIDNTKMRIINGFLSRTTGSTPADWSVVNASGPVDILSGEDAVFVWALVWGVDQADFLANVDAAQAVDISGPTPVAEGEVPGTFRLAQNTPNPFNPQTTIAFTTEREGHVRLGVYDLKGQLVTTLADREFASGTHRVVWNGQNDRGDAMPSGMYLYRVLNEGKMTTRKMMLVR